From Methanobacterium congolense, one genomic window encodes:
- a CDS encoding class III signal peptide-containing protein produces MIVNRTILGDESGQGAAEYLLLFGGVIVISIMALLMYKEYFKKGVPFNAGDDLNTVRACTKSG; encoded by the coding sequence ATGATAGTAAATAGGACCATTTTAGGGGATGAAAGTGGACAGGGCGCAGCAGAATACCTTTTGTTGTTTGGTGGAGTAATTGTTATATCGATAATGGCACTTCTGATGTACAAAGAGTATTTCAAAAAGGGAGTTCCTTTTAATGCAGGAGATGACCTTAATACTGTTCGAGCTTGTACAAAAAGTGGCTAA
- a CDS encoding UDP-N-acetylglucosamine--N-acetylmuramyl-(pentapeptide) pyrophosphoryl-undecaprenol N-acetylglucosamine transferase — MKVLIIPCGIGMGHASRCTAIAEKLMEKGVEVLFASYGSGYEMLKEYRKYETVKLPDLKFYGGEGELDIKDTAKKSIDTPFIFLKSIYSESKVIKDFKPDIIVADSHYSVPITAKVLGVPCVLVANELTFNFSDIYPQDKTVEYLENGLERFIKDVSRLCRAIIVPDVPESIKIPAKIEDKVFHVGPLLKEDPAHIPGKDELRRKFGFNEEDKIVLVTVGGSEFGLGLLKIVCRAWDLMDCDRIIMVTGPQISQDFIPDCDKILKKTFLEDMMEWMKLSDIVISLAGHTTSMEITALGIPNIIVPIDNHPEQLKNAAHVKKYGISLIRDMKELTPEGIADDVNRLLRDENLKVRAEKTIQTFSRYSGTEDSVEIIMEHARDNGEPL, encoded by the coding sequence ATGAAGGTACTCATCATACCGTGCGGCATAGGCATGGGTCATGCCTCAAGATGCACAGCAATTGCAGAAAAGCTCATGGAAAAGGGGGTTGAAGTTCTCTTTGCAAGCTACGGCTCCGGCTATGAGATGCTCAAGGAATACAGGAAGTATGAAACTGTGAAACTCCCGGATCTGAAGTTCTACGGTGGGGAGGGAGAACTGGATATCAAGGACACTGCAAAGAAATCCATAGACACCCCATTCATATTCCTTAAGAGCATATACAGTGAATCAAAGGTTATAAAGGATTTTAAACCTGATATAATTGTGGCAGATTCCCATTACTCAGTTCCAATAACAGCCAAGGTACTTGGAGTACCCTGTGTGCTGGTGGCAAACGAGCTGACCTTCAACTTCTCTGACATCTACCCCCAGGACAAGACAGTGGAGTACCTTGAAAACGGACTTGAAAGATTCATAAAGGATGTTTCACGACTCTGCAGGGCAATAATCGTGCCTGATGTTCCCGAGTCAATTAAAATACCGGCTAAAATAGAGGATAAGGTGTTTCATGTGGGTCCACTTCTCAAGGAGGATCCAGCCCATATTCCAGGTAAAGATGAACTCAGAAGGAAGTTCGGCTTCAATGAGGAGGATAAAATCGTTCTCGTGACTGTGGGTGGCAGTGAATTTGGACTGGGACTCCTGAAGATCGTCTGCAGGGCATGGGATCTCATGGACTGTGACAGGATCATCATGGTAACAGGGCCCCAGATATCCCAGGATTTCATACCTGACTGTGATAAGATACTTAAGAAGACCTTCCTTGAAGATATGATGGAATGGATGAAGCTTTCAGATATTGTGATAAGTCTTGCAGGCCACACAACCTCAATGGAGATAACAGCACTGGGCATTCCCAACATCATAGTTCCAATAGACAACCATCCAGAACAGCTGAAAAATGCAGCACACGTTAAAAAATATGGAATATCACTTATAAGGGACATGAAGGAGTTGACTCCTGAGGGAATTGCAGACGATGTTAACAGACTCCTGAGGGATGAAAACTTGAAGGTTAGGGCAGAAAAAACCATCCAAACATTCTCAAGGTACAGTGGAACTGAGGATTCAGTGGAGATCATAATGGAACATGCCCGTGATAATGGGGAACCTTTATAA